One window of Papaver somniferum cultivar HN1 chromosome 9, ASM357369v1, whole genome shotgun sequence genomic DNA carries:
- the LOC113313933 gene encoding protein LIGHT-DEPENDENT SHORT HYPOCOTYLS 5-like — protein sequence MASTSGGGGGGGEPKSSDQVPGGGGGSSEVAVASTGSVAPPSRYESQKRRDWNTFLQYLKNHKPPLSLARCSGAHVIEFLKYLDQFGKTKVHLNGCTYFGHPNPPAPCACPLKQAWGSLDALIGRLRAAYEENGGRPESNPFGARAVRIYLREVREGQAKARGIPYEKKKRKRPPTSTTNNTTTAPTATVLPNATTSTVAVAAAQVVIDGDQGAGGGGDEVVTVAHSTAPTTSTTATS from the coding sequence ATGGCTTCAACatcaggtggtggtggtggtggtggtgaaccAAAATCAAGTGATCAGGTaccaggaggaggaggaggaagtagTGAAGTTGCTGTAGCAAGTACAGGATCAGTGGCACCACCAAGTCGatatgaatcacaaaagagaagaGATTGGAATACATTCTTGCAGTATTTAAAGAATCACAAACCACCACTATCACTAGCAAGGTGTAGTGGTGcacatgttattgaattcttgaAATATTTAGATCAATTTGGTAAAACCAAAGTGCACTTAAATGGGTGTACATATTTTGGACATCCAAATCCACCGGCACCATGTGCTTGTCCTTTGAAACAAGCTTGGGGTAGTCTTGATGCCCTAATTGGTAGATTAAGAGCTGCTTATGAAGAAAATGGTGGTAGACCTGAATCTAATCCTTTTGGTGCTAGAGCTGTTAGAATTTATCTAAGGGAAGTCAGAGAAGGTCAAGCTAAAGCTAGAGGAATTCCctatgagaagaagaaaagaaaaagaccacCGACTTCTACTACTAATAATACAACTACAGCACCAACCGCCACAGTGTTGCCGAATGCGACGACTAGTACGGTGGCCGTTGCGGCAGCTCAGGTAGTGATTGATGGTGATCAAggcgctggtggtggtggtgatgaagttGTAACTGTTGCTCACAGTACCGCACCTACTACTTCTACTACAGCAACATCTTAA